The following are from one region of the Salicibibacter kimchii genome:
- a CDS encoding 3-keto-5-aminohexanoate cleavage protein, with protein MAKKTIITAAVTGAGETTKKSPHVPVTPKEIADAAIESAKAGATIAHIHVRDPKTGSISHDPALFREVVERIRESDTDVIINITAGGGGDFVPDIDNPTQGGAGTDIQTPKERHEPVGELLPEICTLDCGSLNFGDQVYLGPAGWLREHAKLIQESGVKPELEIFDTGQIRLANQLIAEGLIDGDPMYQFCLGIPWGAAADAETISYMRNRIVEGATWSAFGIGRMQLPMVAQAALLGGNVRVGLEDNLYLDKGVLGTNAQLVDKAVDILRGVSVEPMTAEEARETLQLQKAVK; from the coding sequence ATGGCTAAAAAAACCATTATTACTGCAGCAGTAACAGGTGCAGGAGAGACGACGAAGAAAAGCCCTCACGTACCGGTGACACCGAAAGAAATTGCCGATGCCGCGATCGAATCTGCGAAGGCGGGAGCTACAATCGCGCATATTCATGTGCGCGATCCGAAAACAGGCAGTATAAGTCACGACCCTGCCCTGTTCAGGGAAGTGGTCGAACGCATTCGCGAATCGGATACCGATGTCATCATAAATATTACCGCCGGTGGGGGCGGGGACTTTGTACCCGATATCGACAATCCAACTCAAGGCGGCGCCGGAACGGATATCCAGACACCTAAAGAGCGTCACGAGCCTGTCGGCGAATTGTTGCCTGAAATTTGTACTTTGGATTGTGGAAGCTTGAACTTCGGCGATCAAGTGTACCTAGGCCCGGCTGGCTGGTTACGCGAGCATGCAAAGCTTATTCAGGAAAGTGGCGTGAAACCGGAATTGGAGATTTTTGACACAGGACAAATCCGTCTCGCCAATCAGCTCATCGCTGAAGGCCTCATTGACGGAGATCCCATGTATCAATTCTGCCTTGGCATCCCTTGGGGAGCAGCCGCAGATGCCGAAACCATCTCCTATATGCGGAATCGAATTGTCGAAGGGGCAACTTGGTCTGCGTTCGGCATCGGGCGTATGCAACTTCCAATGGTTGCACAAGCAGCCTTGCTCGGCGGCAATGTGCGCGTTGGGTTGGAAGATAACTTATATCTTGATAAAGGTGTCCTCGGCACGAACGCCCAGTTGGTGGATAAAGCTGTCGATATTCTACGCGGGGTGAGCGTGGAGCCCATGACCGCCGAGGAAGCACGTGAAACTTTACAACTGCAAAAGGCAGTGAAATAG
- a CDS encoding GbsR/MarR family transcriptional regulator translates to MNNEQLLKELKEAENQIADRIADNMETFGVSSTIGRLLGIIYMNRNAMTLDELAAHTGMSKTRMSQVMRQMMTLNIAEKEFVKGSRKEHYNVENDYVQTFISLFTTNWKEVISKNMTLERRLRERITKLETSIEDEPTAEIQERITSFKQELDDWSSYYQWIRRLVDFFESGEILNAVPVKEPRKENQYSERGETNG, encoded by the coding sequence ATGAACAACGAGCAGTTACTGAAAGAACTGAAGGAAGCGGAAAATCAAATTGCCGACCGGATTGCTGATAATATGGAAACGTTCGGGGTTTCTTCAACAATTGGACGCCTCCTTGGCATCATCTATATGAACCGAAACGCGATGACTTTGGACGAGCTCGCAGCACATACGGGCATGAGCAAAACGAGGATGAGTCAAGTCATGCGTCAGATGATGACGCTGAATATTGCTGAAAAAGAATTCGTGAAAGGCAGTCGGAAAGAACACTATAACGTAGAGAATGATTATGTACAGACGTTTATTTCCCTTTTTACAACGAACTGGAAAGAGGTCATCAGTAAAAACATGACCCTTGAGCGACGCTTGCGCGAGCGCATCACAAAGCTCGAGACCTCCATCGAAGATGAACCGACGGCGGAAATACAGGAGAGGATTACATCGTTCAAGCAAGAGCTTGACGACTGGTCTTCGTATTATCAATGGATCCGTCGATTGGTGGATTTTTTTGAGAGTGGCGAGATTTTAAACGCCGTTCCCGTGAAAGAACCCAGGAAGGAAAACCAGTACTCAGAAAGAGGAGAAACAAATGGCTAA